The Drosophila gunungcola strain Sukarami unplaced genomic scaffold, Dgunungcola_SK_2 000078F, whole genome shotgun sequence genome has a window encoding:
- the LOC128264785 gene encoding uncharacterized protein LOC128264785 — translation MKQFVVLAVLAVIGRSALAAPRPDVSHLAGYSYQAGGFNGGSLVANQVLSAPLTTVGSSYQPTAAGTNYFSSAPTLGQLNLGSGSSGISYQAGGSGSGSNYQESSSSGGAIVSDSIGLAGLQPGPAINYNEQESYISHLANFQPAQINKHFYIHSAPEDHDEQQIVRYVNVGRPQKNYRVVFINAPTSTTSKAKIIANVAPVEEKTAIYVLSKKSNALDVSAEVVTQRPVVNKPEVFFVKYKTPQEAAHAQQTIQANYDALGGSSETSNEGVIPVSSVIGSLGDNGASGVVTDASGSLNIVGTGGVPIVDASGASYDAEGSQRQVISTVTTGTNAQATYLPVRPVRK, via the exons ATGAAGCAGTTTGTG GTTTTAGCCGTACTGGCTGTGATCGGCCGCTCCGCTCTGGCCGCTCCTCGTCCGGATGTCAGCCACCTGGCGGGCTACAGCTACCAGGCAGGTGGCTTCAACGGCGGCAGCCTGGTGGCCAATCAGGTGTTGAGTGCTCCCCTGACCACTGTGGGCAGCTCCTATCAGCCCACCGCCGCTGGCACCAACTACTTCAGCTCGGCACCCACCCTTGGCCAGCTGAATCTGGGCTCTGGCTCCTCTGGCATCAGCTACCAGGCTGGCGGCTCCGGCTCCGGCTCCAACTACCAGGAGTCCTCTTCCAGCGGCGGCGCCATCGTGAGCGACTCCATTGGTCTGGCCGGTCTGCAGCCCGGTCCCGCCATCAACTACAACGAACAGGAGTCGTACATCAGCCACCTGGCCAACTTCCAGCCCGCCCAGATCAACAAGCACTTCTACATCCACAGTGCTCCCGAGGATCACGATGAGCAGCAGATCGTGCGCTATGTGAATGTGGGTAGGCCGCAGAAGAACTACCGCGTGGTGTTCATCAACGCGCCCACCTCCACCACCAGCAAGGCCAAGATCATCGCCAATGTGGCTCCCGTGGAGGAGAAGACCGCCATCTATGTGTTGTCCAAGAAGTCCAACGCATTGGATGTCAGCGCCGAGGTGGTCACACAGCGTCCGGTGGTCAACAAGCCGGAGGTCTTCTTTGTCAAGTACAAGACTCCCCAGGAGGCGGCCCATGCCCAGCAGACCATTCAGG CCAACTATGATGCTCTGGGCGGAAGCTCTGAGACCAGCAACGAGGGTGTGATTCCCGTTTCCTCCGTGATCGGCAGCCTGGGCGACAACGGTGCCTCCGGCGTGGTGACCGATGCCAGCGGTAGCTTGAACATCGTCGGCACCGGCGGAGTCCCAATCGTGGATGCATCCGGCGCATCCTACGATGCCGAAGGAAGCCAGCGACAGGTGATCAGCACCGTGACCACCGGCACCAATGCCCAGGCCACCTATCTGCCCGTGAGGCCTGTGAGGAAGTAG
- the LOC128264786 gene encoding uncharacterized protein LOC128264786 produces the protein MFVQQVLVSCLILVALTQARPQYGYEQPSSDIFIGGGSSPAGSSSSIGGGGIGNGLVSIQPHRGGDKYLPPASTTQAPIINKKFYLVSAPEDHSNDGKVKHLVLGRPQKNYRVVFIKAPAGDNANVKYSAEFAPQEEKTVIYVLSKKDNDVDASDIATPAPTQPSKPEVFFIKYKTDDEAKQAQQEIQGQYDKLGGTNEYQEDNNAPITSVIGSLDGLNPDGSYNYRQIANRPAAVPPSAQYLPSLLKH, from the coding sequence ATGTTCGTCCAACAAGTGCTAGTCAGCTGCCTGATCCTGGTGGCTCTGACCCAGGCTCGTCCCCAGTACGGCTACGAGCAGCCCAGTTCGGACATCTTCATCGGCGGCGGATCCTCGCCAgccggcagcagcagcagcatcggTGGTGGCGGCATCGGTAACGGCCTGGTCAGCATCCAGCCACATCGCGGTGGCGACAAGTACCTGCCCCCGGCCAGCACCACCCAGGCTCCGATTATCAATAAGAAATTCTATCTGGTGTCGGCCCCCGAGGATCACAGCAACGATGGCAAGGTGAAGCATCTGGTGCTGGGACGTCCGCAGAAGAACTACCGGGTGGTGTTCATCAAGGCGCCGGCCGGCGACAATGCCAATGTGAAGTACTCGGCCGAATTTGCGCCGCAGGAGGAGAAGACCGTCATCTATGTGCTGAGCAAGAAGGATAACGATGTGGATGCCAGCGATATTGCCACTCCGGCGCCCACGCAGCCCAGCAAGCCGGAGGTCTTCTTCATCAAGTACAAGACCGACGACGAGGCCAAGCAGGCGCAGCAGGAGATCCAGGGCCAGTACGACAAGCTGGGCGGCACCAACGAGTACCAGGAGGACAACAATGCCCCCATCACCTCGGTGATCGGCAGCCTGGATGGCCTGAATCCCGATGGCAGCTACAATTACCGCCAGATTGCCAATCGCCCGGCGGCAGTGCCGCCCAGTGCCCAGTATCTGCCCAGTTTGCTGAAGCACTAG
- the LOC128264789 gene encoding uncharacterized protein LOC128264789: MENPNQLSSEIREMLNIVVWFSLSLISLSWAQGSRSYLPPPPPSSPAMEPIITKQFYSISPAEDPEDSEPKTRHLVIGQPRRNYRVIFIRAPGSNSQPVKYTAELAPQEERTVIYVLTRKQQELEATDIVAPQEKPQAEQKPDVFFIKYKTNDEAAAAQKEIQTQYDQLGGNTEISAPYVAPIKSVVGALSTSQYQAATYQVPGQSTGYHYDRPISTVLAPAERYF, translated from the coding sequence ATGGAAAACCCGAATCAGTTGTCTTCTGAAATTCGCGAAATGCTGAACATAGTTGTGTGGTTTTCCCTGTCGTTGATAAGTCTGTCCTGGGCTCAAGGATCGCGTTCCTATCTTCCACCACCACCCCCATCGAGTCCAGCCATGGAGCCCATCATAACCAAACAGTTCTATAGCATCTCACCCGCCGAAGATCCCGAGGATTCGGAGCCCAAAACAAGGCACTTGGTCATCGGACAGCCGCGCAGGAATTACAGAGTGATTTTTATTCGAGCGCCGGGATCAAATAGTCAGCCTGTGAAGTACACGGCGGAGTTGGCGCCCCAGGAAGAGCGAACTGTGATCTATGTTTTGACCCGGAAGCAACAGGAACTGGAGGCCACAGACATTGTAGCGCCGCAGGAAAAACCGCAGGCCGAACAGAAGCCGGATGTGTTCTTCATCAAATATAAAACGAACGATGAAGCGGCTGCTGCTCAAAAGGAAATCCAAACGCAGTACGATCAACTTGGCGGAAATACGGAAATATCTGCACCCTATGTGGCACCCATTAAATCGGTGGTTGGCGCTCTAAGTACATCTCAATATCAAGCAGCTACTTACCAAGTTCCAGGCCAATCGACTGGATATCACTACGATAGACCCATCTCTACAGTTTTGGCGCCAGCGGAACGATATTTCTAA
- the LOC128264776 gene encoding protein gone early isoform X2 → MAINQGKYKPTICAIDEVDDRSFKLHNSQDEIGGKQQLQQIEGSETAPLTTNQQKLHMDDGSHLTPKDLEAARQDALNEVPGGGGAGGRTPAAITPNSTHPSANGLRGRRSFDALMSLSRKRRILYVTTACLCALLLLIIILLLAFWPEVPFYLRAPLCLEKECVESSRQLLLWANTSKSPCHETYEWACGNFASDYANHDYFVIKRGEWNYETYNEYQELNELNRFISMLPNSGEGAYSVESTVSSLYRSCREIDSLDKSQSDLLLKRAINAVDGWQAFRETNRLQSWDHKRVLVLLQAKYGIFPYYRVSVENGYSNPHDYVITLDEGEIGLPDKYFYGNDADEEVVRGYKLLLRDFAINMGIVSREADLFADDIFHYERRIVNHIGDAKASGDRQLNKLMRLADLKTKAPSLPIMESLQAIFPKTKITEDTEVLVRDVEVMNALSVLLSTSDKKPINNFIIWSLARQMLPHLSKEYRTLAENFDHAVYGRTASYPRWLICSKVVRDWLPFAVDALQQQPPRQQFETATSKSRGLNKTQGNEELLRLMFYSLRNQLKDSLDQAKWLEPAARQFIQKKLNEMRLQFGIPDEVLEQPNYLKQYYTELMLNNLYFVEHLESIWTFRRTRMEKKLGTLNMLDVIVSEMYTRDNPEAIAYSNKLNMLLVSRVLISSNYYDYRYPVAVNFARIGTDILETLIDNFSTFLLQFNTQSSDISDAVPEIRYAQPDVNCLAAGQPPRLVHELNDLSSSALKSFHVTLSAARTAARALSSFVGAIDAGSAIQGSGIDQVNTYEALGLTRRLRVPGLRSFNENELFTLAYMQQHCSTTIADKDYARIKPHVESQLPESYLFNATWQHIQFLPRSTNCAAAEASCSNLL, encoded by the exons CTGCGCCATCGACGAGGTGGATGACCGCAGTTTTAAGCTGCACAACAGCCAGGACGAGATTGGGGGcaagcagcagctgcagcagatCGAGGGCAGCGAGACGGCTCCGCTGACCACCAATCAGCAGAAGTTGCACATGGACGACGGCTCCCATCTGACGCCCAAGGATCTGGAGGCGGCGCGACAGGATGCCCTTAACGAGGTGCCAGGTGGCGGTGGAGCCGGCGGCAGGACTCCAGCGGCGATCACACCCAACTCCACGCATCCCTCGGCCAATGGATTGCGAG GCCGACGATCCTTTGACGCGCTGATGAGCCTGTCGCGCAAGCGGCGCATCCTGTACGTGACCACCGCCTGCCTGTGCGCCCTGCTCCTGCTGATCATCATTTTGCTGCTGGCCTTCTGGCCGGAGGTGCCCTTCTATCTGCGGGCGCCACTCTGCCTGGAGAAGGAGTGCGTGGAGAGCAGCCGGCAGCTGCTCCTCTGGGCCAACACCTCGAAGAGTCCGTGCCACGAGACGTACGAGTGGGCCTGCGGCAACTTTGCCAGCGACTATGCCAATCACGACTACTTTGTGATCAAACGCGGCGAGTGGAACTACGAGACGTACAATGAGTATCAGG AACTCAATGAACTGAATCGCTTTATATCGATGCTGCCAAATTCTGGCGAGGGTGCCTATTCCGTGGAGTCCACGGTGAGCAGTCTGTATCGGAGTTGCCGTGAGATCGATTCCCTGGACAAGAGCCAGTCCGATCTGCTCCTGAAACGAGCCATCAACGCAGTGG ATGGCTGGCAGGCATTTCGCGAGACCAATCGACTGCAATCCTGGGACCACAAGCGTGTTCTGGTACTCCTACAGGCAAAGTATGGCATATTTCCCTATTATCGCGTGAGCGTGGAGAATGGCTACAGCAATCCGCACGATTATGTGATCACACTGGACGAGGGGGAAATCGGACTGCCGGACAAGTACTTTTACGGCAACGATGCCGACGAGGAAGTGGTTCGGGGCTACAAGCTCCTCCTCCGTGATTTCGCCATCAATATGG gAATCGTTTCCCGGGAGGCTGATCTGTTTGCCGATGACATTTTCCACTACGAACGTCGTATTGTGAACCACATTGGGGATGCCAAGGCCAGCGGAGATCGTCAGCTGAATAAACTAATGCGTCTGGCCGATCTGAAGACTAAAGCACCTTCT TTGCCCATCATGGAGTCGCTGCAGgccatttttccaaaaaccaaaattactGAAGACACCGAGGTTTTGGTACGCGATGTAGAGGTTATGAATGCTCTATCTGTTTTACTTTCGACCTCGGATAAAAA ACCAATTAACAACTTTATCATTTGGTCTCTGGCCCGTCAAATGCTGCCGCATTTGTCCAAGGAGTATCGCACCCTGGCGGAGAATTTCGATCATGCCGTGTATGGACGCACCGCCAGCTATCCCAGGTGGCTCATCTGCAGCAAGGTGGTGCGTGATTGGCTGCCCTTCGCTGTGGAtgcactgcagcagcagccacccAGGCAGCAGTTCGAAACGGCGACCTCGAAGAGCAGGGGATTGAACAAGACGCAGGGCAACGAGGAGCTGCTCCGGCTGATGTTCTACAGTCTGCGGAATCAGCTGAAGGATTCCCTGGACCAGGCCAAATGGCTGGAGCCGGCGGCCAGGCAGTTCATCCAGAAGAAACTCAACGAGATGCGGCTGCAGTTTGGCATACCCGATGAGGTCCTGGAGCAGCCCAACTATCTCAAGCAATACTACACCGAACTGATGCTGAACAATCTGTATTTCGTGGAGCATCTGGAGTCGATTTGGACATTCCGTCGCACGCGGATGGAGAAAAAGCTGGGCACGCTGAACATGCTGGATGT CATTGTTTCCGAGATGTACACAAGGGACAATCCAGAGGCCATCGCCTACTCCAATAAACTGAATATGCTGCTCGTCTCTAGAGTGTTGATCAGTTCGAATTACTATGACTATCGGTATCCTGT AGCTGTGAACTTTGCCCGCATAGGCACTGATATATTGGAGACCCTGATCGACAACTTCTCCACATTCCTGCTGCAGTTCAACACGCAGAGTTCGGACATTAGCGATGCCGTACCGGAGATCCGGTATGCCCAGCCGGATGTGAATTGCCTGGCGGCGGGACAGCCGCCTCGATTGGTCCACGAGCTGAACGATCTATCGAGCAGTGCGCTGAAGAGCTTCCATGTGACACTGAGTGCAGCCCGAACGGCGGCCAGGGCGTTGAGCAGCTTTGTGGGTGCCATCGATGCGGGCAGTGCCATCCAGGGATCGGGAATCGATCAGGTCAACACCTACGAGGCCCTGGGACTGACCAGGCGTCTGAGGGTGCCGGGCCTGAGGTCCTTCAACGAGAACGAGCTGTTTACGCTGGCCTACATGCAGCAGCACTGCAGCACCACCATTGCGGACAAGGACTATGCCAGGATCAAGCCGCATGTGGAGAGCCAGCTGCCCGAGAGTTATCT CTTCAATGCCACCTGGCAGCACATCCAGTTCCTGCCCCGCTCCACAAACTGTGCCGCCGCGGAAGCGAGTTGCTCCAACCTGCTCTGA
- the LOC128264784 gene encoding LOW QUALITY PROTEIN: keratin, type I cytoskeletal 9 (The sequence of the model RefSeq protein was modified relative to this genomic sequence to represent the inferred CDS: inserted 2 bases in 1 codon): MRLFVTLCTLVALSQAKPQGYNYGSGVSGSLTTSSGGSSGGGFLAAPSHSSVASYGPLGAFQTASVGSLVGSSSAPQAVSHYGGQGATYSTGGGHGATYSTGGGHGATYSTGGGQGGTYSTGGQGATYSTGGQGASNYGGSSSGSSFTGFGPSPNIGFGVLAGYQAPSYQQQQEQEVQRGFQEPIIHKXILTVAAPEEHENLERSKHLVIGRPQKNYRVVFIKAPSSSNANVKLSAEYAPKEEKTVIYVLSKKDNQLEVNDIATPAPTVPSKPEVFFIKYKTDAEASHAQQQIQAEYDRIEGTSEHQDGGVAPAQSVVGILDGGAIGAASTGSSQFVSGGTGSTGGSSHFVSGSTGSTGGSYTSTSGGSSGGISGGHTGGAISGGTIIKNAQSATYLPPTANR, from the exons ATGCGTCTATTTGTG ACTCTTTGCACTCTGGTGGCTCTCAGTCAGGCCAAGCCCCAGGGCTACAACTATGGAAGTGGAGTCTCTGGCTCCCTGACCACCTCCAGTGGAGGCAGCAGTGGTGGCGGTTTCTTGGCCGCCCCCAGCCACTCCTCGGTGGCTTCCTATGGTCCGCTGGGTGCATTCCAGACCGCCAGCGTTGGCTCCCTGGTGGGCAGTTCCTCTGCGCCCCAGGCTGTCAGCCACTATGGCGGCCAAGGAGCCACATACTCAACTGGCGGTGGTCATGGAGCCACCTACTCAACTGGCGGTGGTCATGGAGCCACCTACTCAACTGGCGGTGGTCAGGGAGGCACCTACTCAACTGGCGGTCAGGGAGCCACCTACTCGACTGGTGGTCAGGGAGCTTCCAACTATGGCGGCTCCAGCTCCGGCAGCTCCTTTACCGGCTTTGGACCCTCGCCCAACATTGGATTTGGCGTTCTGGCCGGCTATCAGGCACCCAgctaccagcagcagcaggagcaggaggtCCAGCGCGGCTTCCAGGAGCCCATCATCCACAA CATTCTTACCGTCGCCGCACCCGAAGAGCATGAGAATCTGGAGCGTTCCAAGCATCTGGTGATTGGACGTCCCCAGAAGAACTACCGTGTGGTCTTCATCAAGGCCCCATCCTCGAGCAATGCCAATGTCAAGCTGTCCGCCGAATATGCGCCCAAGGAGGAGAAGACCGTTATCTATGTGCTCAGCAAGAAGGACAACCAGCTGGAGGTCAACGACATTGCCACGCCCGCACCCACGGTGCCCAGCAAGCCGGAGGTCTTCTTCATCAAGTACAAGACCGATGCGGAGGCCTCTCATGCCCAGCAGCAGATTCAGG CCGAATACGACAGGATCGAGGGCACCTCGGAGCACCAGGATGGCGGAGTGGCCCCTGCTCAGTCGGTGGTTGGCATCTTGGATGGTGGTGCTATTGGCGCCGCCAGCACTGGCAGCTCTCAGTTCGTTTCCGGAGGCACTGGCTCCACTGGCGGCAGCTCTCACTTCGTTTCCGGCTCCACTGGCTCCACTGGCGGCAGCTACACCTCGACTTCCGGCGGCAGCTCCGGTGGAATCTCTGGCGGACACACCGGAGGAGCCATTTCCGGCGGCACCATCATCAAGAACGCCCAGAGTGCCACCTATCTGCCACCCACGGCAAATAGATGA
- the LOC128264776 gene encoding protein gone early isoform X1 — translation MAINQGKYKPTICAIDEVDDRSFKLHNSQDEIGGKQQLQQIEGSETAPLTTNQQKLHMDDGSHLTPKDLEAARQDALNEVPGGGGAGGRTPAAITPNSTHPSANGLRALLLPGRRSFDALMSLSRKRRILYVTTACLCALLLLIIILLLAFWPEVPFYLRAPLCLEKECVESSRQLLLWANTSKSPCHETYEWACGNFASDYANHDYFVIKRGEWNYETYNEYQELNELNRFISMLPNSGEGAYSVESTVSSLYRSCREIDSLDKSQSDLLLKRAINAVDGWQAFRETNRLQSWDHKRVLVLLQAKYGIFPYYRVSVENGYSNPHDYVITLDEGEIGLPDKYFYGNDADEEVVRGYKLLLRDFAINMGIVSREADLFADDIFHYERRIVNHIGDAKASGDRQLNKLMRLADLKTKAPSLPIMESLQAIFPKTKITEDTEVLVRDVEVMNALSVLLSTSDKKPINNFIIWSLARQMLPHLSKEYRTLAENFDHAVYGRTASYPRWLICSKVVRDWLPFAVDALQQQPPRQQFETATSKSRGLNKTQGNEELLRLMFYSLRNQLKDSLDQAKWLEPAARQFIQKKLNEMRLQFGIPDEVLEQPNYLKQYYTELMLNNLYFVEHLESIWTFRRTRMEKKLGTLNMLDVIVSEMYTRDNPEAIAYSNKLNMLLVSRVLISSNYYDYRYPVAVNFARIGTDILETLIDNFSTFLLQFNTQSSDISDAVPEIRYAQPDVNCLAAGQPPRLVHELNDLSSSALKSFHVTLSAARTAARALSSFVGAIDAGSAIQGSGIDQVNTYEALGLTRRLRVPGLRSFNENELFTLAYMQQHCSTTIADKDYARIKPHVESQLPESYLFNATWQHIQFLPRSTNCAAAEASCSNLL, via the exons CTGCGCCATCGACGAGGTGGATGACCGCAGTTTTAAGCTGCACAACAGCCAGGACGAGATTGGGGGcaagcagcagctgcagcagatCGAGGGCAGCGAGACGGCTCCGCTGACCACCAATCAGCAGAAGTTGCACATGGACGACGGCTCCCATCTGACGCCCAAGGATCTGGAGGCGGCGCGACAGGATGCCCTTAACGAGGTGCCAGGTGGCGGTGGAGCCGGCGGCAGGACTCCAGCGGCGATCACACCCAACTCCACGCATCCCTCGGCCAATGGATTGCGAG CCTTGCTGCTTCCAGGCCGACGATCCTTTGACGCGCTGATGAGCCTGTCGCGCAAGCGGCGCATCCTGTACGTGACCACCGCCTGCCTGTGCGCCCTGCTCCTGCTGATCATCATTTTGCTGCTGGCCTTCTGGCCGGAGGTGCCCTTCTATCTGCGGGCGCCACTCTGCCTGGAGAAGGAGTGCGTGGAGAGCAGCCGGCAGCTGCTCCTCTGGGCCAACACCTCGAAGAGTCCGTGCCACGAGACGTACGAGTGGGCCTGCGGCAACTTTGCCAGCGACTATGCCAATCACGACTACTTTGTGATCAAACGCGGCGAGTGGAACTACGAGACGTACAATGAGTATCAGG AACTCAATGAACTGAATCGCTTTATATCGATGCTGCCAAATTCTGGCGAGGGTGCCTATTCCGTGGAGTCCACGGTGAGCAGTCTGTATCGGAGTTGCCGTGAGATCGATTCCCTGGACAAGAGCCAGTCCGATCTGCTCCTGAAACGAGCCATCAACGCAGTGG ATGGCTGGCAGGCATTTCGCGAGACCAATCGACTGCAATCCTGGGACCACAAGCGTGTTCTGGTACTCCTACAGGCAAAGTATGGCATATTTCCCTATTATCGCGTGAGCGTGGAGAATGGCTACAGCAATCCGCACGATTATGTGATCACACTGGACGAGGGGGAAATCGGACTGCCGGACAAGTACTTTTACGGCAACGATGCCGACGAGGAAGTGGTTCGGGGCTACAAGCTCCTCCTCCGTGATTTCGCCATCAATATGG gAATCGTTTCCCGGGAGGCTGATCTGTTTGCCGATGACATTTTCCACTACGAACGTCGTATTGTGAACCACATTGGGGATGCCAAGGCCAGCGGAGATCGTCAGCTGAATAAACTAATGCGTCTGGCCGATCTGAAGACTAAAGCACCTTCT TTGCCCATCATGGAGTCGCTGCAGgccatttttccaaaaaccaaaattactGAAGACACCGAGGTTTTGGTACGCGATGTAGAGGTTATGAATGCTCTATCTGTTTTACTTTCGACCTCGGATAAAAA ACCAATTAACAACTTTATCATTTGGTCTCTGGCCCGTCAAATGCTGCCGCATTTGTCCAAGGAGTATCGCACCCTGGCGGAGAATTTCGATCATGCCGTGTATGGACGCACCGCCAGCTATCCCAGGTGGCTCATCTGCAGCAAGGTGGTGCGTGATTGGCTGCCCTTCGCTGTGGAtgcactgcagcagcagccacccAGGCAGCAGTTCGAAACGGCGACCTCGAAGAGCAGGGGATTGAACAAGACGCAGGGCAACGAGGAGCTGCTCCGGCTGATGTTCTACAGTCTGCGGAATCAGCTGAAGGATTCCCTGGACCAGGCCAAATGGCTGGAGCCGGCGGCCAGGCAGTTCATCCAGAAGAAACTCAACGAGATGCGGCTGCAGTTTGGCATACCCGATGAGGTCCTGGAGCAGCCCAACTATCTCAAGCAATACTACACCGAACTGATGCTGAACAATCTGTATTTCGTGGAGCATCTGGAGTCGATTTGGACATTCCGTCGCACGCGGATGGAGAAAAAGCTGGGCACGCTGAACATGCTGGATGT CATTGTTTCCGAGATGTACACAAGGGACAATCCAGAGGCCATCGCCTACTCCAATAAACTGAATATGCTGCTCGTCTCTAGAGTGTTGATCAGTTCGAATTACTATGACTATCGGTATCCTGT AGCTGTGAACTTTGCCCGCATAGGCACTGATATATTGGAGACCCTGATCGACAACTTCTCCACATTCCTGCTGCAGTTCAACACGCAGAGTTCGGACATTAGCGATGCCGTACCGGAGATCCGGTATGCCCAGCCGGATGTGAATTGCCTGGCGGCGGGACAGCCGCCTCGATTGGTCCACGAGCTGAACGATCTATCGAGCAGTGCGCTGAAGAGCTTCCATGTGACACTGAGTGCAGCCCGAACGGCGGCCAGGGCGTTGAGCAGCTTTGTGGGTGCCATCGATGCGGGCAGTGCCATCCAGGGATCGGGAATCGATCAGGTCAACACCTACGAGGCCCTGGGACTGACCAGGCGTCTGAGGGTGCCGGGCCTGAGGTCCTTCAACGAGAACGAGCTGTTTACGCTGGCCTACATGCAGCAGCACTGCAGCACCACCATTGCGGACAAGGACTATGCCAGGATCAAGCCGCATGTGGAGAGCCAGCTGCCCGAGAGTTATCT CTTCAATGCCACCTGGCAGCACATCCAGTTCCTGCCCCGCTCCACAAACTGTGCCGCCGCGGAAGCGAGTTGCTCCAACCTGCTCTGA